Proteins encoded by one window of Salvia splendens isolate huo1 chromosome 7, SspV2, whole genome shotgun sequence:
- the LOC121810739 gene encoding uncharacterized protein LOC121810739 translates to MDHGQRQTLHLSSNIKNNVVQFLLKHSHDGVLSRGAVMEATEPHNISRKTEYRLWKAAKEQMQRGEPAMMEGKVKGYHHVDRLELDQEKVRNLSTLERSSLRKMAVKLNVSNSTLGHWVKQGKLRPHTNAIKPALTNMNKIARARWSLSQLQPQITQGRVKFQSMHNVVHIDEKWFYMTKVSDRYYLLPDEDEPYRTCKSKRYITKVMFMCAVSRPHFGIDGQSTYDGKVGIFPFTEVLSAQRRSKNRARGTMETKAINSVTKAVMRDCLIQKWPVGASKDIYIQQDNATPHITAMDADFQVVANSDGFRIQLICQPPNSPDTNILDLRFFRAIQSLQHEKPCKTVDELVGNCRGGNGYKVPHINKDRLQRNGGLPNVLEVEEVVVRDVLHYLQMPENNVGAMYDIGPLSNAFGF, encoded by the exons ATGGATCATGGGCAGAGGCAAACCCTGCACTTGAGCAGCAATATCAAGAATAATGTGGTGCAGTTTCTACTCAAGCATAGCCATGATGGAGTACTATCAAGAGGGGCTGTAATGGAGGCAACAGAACCTCATAACATCAGTAGGAAGACAGAATACAGGCTGTGGAAGGCAGCCAAGGAGCAAATGCAAAGGGGAGAACCTGCAATGATGGAAGGAAAGGTTAAAGGCTATCATCATGTTGACAGATTAGAACTTGATCAAGAAAAGGTTAGAAACTTATCTACTCTTGAAAGATCATCCCTGAGGAAAATGGCAGTAAAATTGAATGTGAGTAATAGCACATTAGGTCATTGGGTGAAGCAAGGTAAACTAAGGCCACATACAAATGCAATCAAACCTGCCCTCACCAATATGAATAAGATAGCAAGAGCTAGATGGAGTCTTAGTCAACTTCAGCCACAGATTACTCAAGGTAGAGTTAAGTTTCAGAGCATGCATAATGTAGTGCAtatagatgaaaaatggttCTATATGACCAAGGTATCAGACAGGTACTACCTCTTGCCGGATGAGGATGAGCCATATAGGACATGCAAATCCAAGAGATACATCACCAAAGTCATGTTTATGTGTGCTGTCAGTAGACCACACTTTGGTATAGATGGGCAGTCCACTTATGATGGTAAGGTGGGAATATTTCCCTTCACTGAAGTTCTGTCAGCACAGAGGAGGTCAAAGAACAGGGCAAGAGGCACCATGGAAACCAAAGCAATCAATTCAGTCACAAAGGCAGTGATGAGGGACTGCCTTATCCAAAAG TGGCCTGTTGGGGCAAGTAAAGACATTTACATTCAGCAAGATAATGCAACCCCACACATAACTGCCATGGATGCAGATTTTCAGGTTGTTGCCAATTCAGATGGATTTAGAATCCAACTGATTTGTCAACCACCTAATTCCCCTGACACTAACATCTTAGACCTGAGATTTTTTAGAGCAATTCAATCTCTGCAACATGAGAAACCTTGCAAGACTGTGGATGAACTTGTGGGGAAT TGCAGAGGTGGAAATGGATACAAAGTCCCACACATCAACAAGGACAGACTACAAAGAAATGGAGGACTCCCCAATGTGTTGGAAGTGGAGGAGGTTGTTGTGAGAGATGTGCTGCACTACTTACAAATGCCAGAGAACAATGTTGGGGCAATGTATGATATTGGGCCTCTGTCAAATGCATTTGGCTTCTAG
- the LOC121741144 gene encoding eggshell protein 1-like, with protein sequence MKSAALILLFSLWLIAAIATRPNPSTSNQAGGYFGGPGNGFGIPGYGNYGGGYGGGYGGPSGGGSTHGVVRPTVVCSEKGPCYKKKLTCPAKCFSSYGGSGKGYGYGGGGGGCTVDCKKKCTAYC encoded by the coding sequence ATGAAATCAGCTGCTCTTATTCTCCTCTTTTCTCTATGGCTCATCGCAGCCATAGCCACCCGACCCAACCCCTCCACTTCCAACCAGGCCGGCGGCTACTTCGGCGGCCCAGGTAACGGTTTCGGCATACCCGGCTACGGCAACTACGGCGGCGGCTATGGCGGCGGCTACGGCGGCCCCAGCGGAGGCGGTTCCACGCATGGCGTCGTACGCCCCACCGTTGTCTGCTCTGAAAAGGGACCCTGCTACAAGAAGAAGCTCACCTGCCCGGCCAAGTGTTTCAGCTCCTACGGCGGCTCCGGGAAGGGCTACGGctacggcggcggcggcggcggctgcaCCGTCGACTGCAAGAAGAAATGCACAGCTTACTGCTGA